A region of Paenibacillus thiaminolyticus DNA encodes the following proteins:
- a CDS encoding TetR/AcrR family transcriptional regulator, which yields MASQKKEKYSQILEAAVKVFAEHGFHRSQVSRIAKTAGVADGTIYLYFKRKEDILISLFREKLGELIGKFHASLEETTGAKEALRNVCEIHFTEMENNPDFAFVSQIELRQSSLELRKEIGKIIKPYIVLIEKIITQGIEEKVFRADLDVKLTRLLIFGSMDEVVTSWLISGQKYSLTGQLDGTIAFFLKGLEA from the coding sequence ATGGCAAGTCAGAAAAAAGAAAAATATTCCCAAATCCTCGAAGCAGCGGTCAAAGTATTCGCCGAACACGGATTTCACCGTTCGCAAGTTTCCAGGATTGCGAAGACGGCCGGGGTCGCTGACGGTACGATCTATCTTTATTTCAAGCGAAAGGAGGATATCCTTATTTCTTTGTTCCGCGAGAAGCTTGGCGAGCTGATCGGCAAGTTTCACGCGAGTCTCGAAGAAACGACCGGAGCCAAGGAAGCGCTGCGCAACGTGTGCGAAATTCATTTTACCGAGATGGAGAACAACCCGGATTTTGCCTTTGTCTCCCAGATCGAGCTCAGACAAAGCTCGCTCGAGCTCCGCAAAGAAATCGGAAAGATCATTAAGCCATACATTGTGCTCATTGAAAAAATTATTACGCAAGGCATCGAGGAAAAAGTGTTCCGTGCCGATCTCGACGTCAAGCTTACCCGCCTGCTTATCTTCGGCTCTATGGACGAAGTCGTGACGTCATGGCTTATTTCCGGGCAGAAATATTCGCTCACCGGCCAGTTGGATGGCACGATAGCCTTCTTCCTCAAAGGACTGGAGGCCTAA
- a CDS encoding (Fe-S)-binding protein, translated as MPGAIVQLVLFLAVTGLGVYAFARAVIHRYMYVKLGQPVDWDGRAKRNLRDFAVQVFGQTKLLKDRKSGLMHIVIFYGFIILQVGALDIIYKGLSGRPLPIPGYEAFVLLQEVTVTLVLIAMGYAAYRRYGERLDRLKRGWKPSIVVFFIFSLMLSVLLTMSFERLLEGNDFSLYAPIASLIAMPLAGLSQTAAEVLYMVCWWAHLLILLAFLVYVPQSKHFHLLSAPVNLLLRRTDPVGRLRKLDLEDEEAESFGTGKVEDFTQKQLLDLYACVECGRCTNVCPAAGTGKWLSPMHMIVKLRDHLTEKGAAVTSRSPWIPSFVFSTNGTHGMRADGLDLGEWQGEGVTDIGPTMRAQAASWQTAGDRPPGELELIGDVMSEAEIWACTTCRNCEDQCPVGNEHVDKIVDMRRYLVLTQGSMPHDGQRALQNIERQGNPWGISRSDRVKWVREVDPEGMLHVPTVKENPEFDILLFVGSMGSYDNRSRKVTRSLVRLMNEAGVNFAILGNEEKNSGDTPRRMGNEFLFQQLCEENIATFQKYNVRKIVTACPHTYNTLKNEYPEFGLEAEVLHHSELLDELVRTGKLVPRHEVEERITYHDSCYLGRYNGVYEQPRNVLRAIRGVTLLEMERTRENGMCCGAGGGMMWMEETAGKRVNLARTEQALAAKPTVISSACPYCLTMMEDGTKLLEAEEAVQTRDIAEILELAVFGSVKSDDRQPVSV; from the coding sequence ATGCCGGGAGCGATCGTGCAGCTCGTCCTATTTTTGGCCGTCACGGGACTCGGCGTCTACGCGTTCGCCAGAGCGGTCATTCACCGGTATATGTATGTCAAGCTGGGGCAGCCGGTGGACTGGGACGGGCGCGCGAAGCGCAATTTGCGCGACTTTGCGGTTCAAGTGTTCGGTCAGACGAAGCTGCTCAAGGACAGGAAGAGCGGTCTGATGCACATTGTCATTTTTTATGGGTTCATTATTTTGCAAGTCGGTGCGCTGGATATTATCTATAAAGGATTGTCCGGCCGCCCGCTTCCGATTCCGGGCTATGAGGCATTCGTGCTGCTGCAGGAAGTGACGGTGACACTGGTGCTTATCGCCATGGGGTATGCCGCTTACCGCCGGTACGGCGAGAGGCTGGATCGGTTGAAGCGCGGATGGAAACCCTCCATCGTCGTTTTCTTCATTTTCTCGCTCATGCTGTCGGTCTTGCTGACGATGTCGTTCGAGCGTCTCTTGGAAGGGAATGACTTCTCGCTCTACGCGCCGATTGCATCTCTCATCGCGATGCCGCTGGCCGGCCTGTCCCAGACCGCTGCAGAGGTGCTGTACATGGTATGCTGGTGGGCGCATCTGCTTATATTGCTGGCATTTCTCGTTTATGTGCCGCAGAGCAAGCATTTTCATCTGTTATCGGCTCCGGTCAACCTGCTGCTGCGCCGCACGGATCCCGTCGGCCGCTTACGGAAGCTCGATCTGGAGGATGAAGAAGCGGAATCATTCGGCACAGGCAAAGTGGAGGATTTCACCCAAAAGCAGCTGCTCGATCTATACGCTTGCGTCGAATGCGGGCGCTGCACCAACGTCTGTCCGGCCGCGGGAACGGGCAAATGGCTGTCGCCCATGCACATGATCGTCAAGCTGCGCGATCATTTGACAGAGAAGGGAGCGGCCGTCACCTCGCGCTCGCCCTGGATTCCGTCCTTCGTCTTCTCAACGAACGGCACGCACGGCATGCGGGCAGACGGATTGGATCTCGGCGAGTGGCAGGGGGAGGGCGTGACCGACATAGGTCCGACGATGCGGGCGCAAGCGGCGTCGTGGCAGACGGCGGGAGACCGCCCGCCGGGCGAGCTGGAGCTGATCGGCGACGTCATGTCGGAAGCCGAGATCTGGGCGTGCACGACGTGCCGCAATTGCGAAGACCAGTGCCCTGTCGGCAATGAGCACGTCGACAAGATAGTCGACATGCGCCGTTATCTCGTGCTGACGCAGGGGAGCATGCCGCATGACGGACAGCGGGCGCTGCAAAATATCGAGCGCCAGGGCAATCCGTGGGGAATCAGCCGCAGCGACCGGGTCAAATGGGTGCGTGAGGTCGATCCCGAAGGCATGCTGCATGTCCCGACCGTGAAGGAGAACCCGGAATTCGACATCCTGCTGTTCGTCGGCTCGATGGGCTCGTACGACAACCGCAGCCGCAAGGTGACGCGATCACTCGTGCGGCTGATGAACGAGGCCGGCGTGAACTTCGCCATCCTCGGCAACGAGGAGAAGAACTCGGGCGATACCCCGCGGCGCATGGGCAATGAATTTTTGTTCCAGCAGCTGTGCGAGGAGAATATCGCCACATTCCAGAAATACAACGTGCGCAAGATCGTTACAGCCTGTCCGCATACCTACAACACGTTGAAAAATGAATATCCCGAATTCGGCCTGGAAGCCGAAGTTCTGCATCATAGCGAGCTGCTGGACGAACTGGTTCGCACCGGGAAGCTGGTTCCGCGCCATGAGGTGGAGGAACGCATTACGTATCACGATTCCTGCTATCTGGGGCGTTACAATGGCGTCTACGAACAGCCGCGCAACGTATTGCGTGCCATCCGGGGAGTGACGCTGCTGGAGATGGAGCGCACCCGCGAGAACGGCATGTGCTGCGGGGCCGGCGGCGGCATGATGTGGATGGAGGAGACGGCAGGCAAGCGCGTCAACCTGGCCCGCACGGAGCAGGCGCTCGCCGCGAAGCCGACCGTCATTTCCTCGGCTTGCCCGTACTGCCTGACGATGATGGAAGACGGCACGAAGCTGCTTGAGGCGGAAGAAGCCGTACAGACGCGCGACATCGCCGAAATTTTGGAGTTGGCCGTGTTCGGTTCCGTGAAATCGGACGACAGGCAGCCGGTTTCTGTGTAA
- a CDS encoding 3-hydroxyacyl-CoA dehydrogenase/enoyl-CoA hydratase family protein produces the protein MVQPIQRAAVIGSGVMGAAIAAHLAGAGIHCLLLDLVPAQLTEAEAKKGLTLEHPAVRNRLAVDAIARLKKTKPAPLYSEAFAARITPGNLEDDLSKLSSVDWIIEVVVERLDVKRELLGRIEKVWKPGTIVSSNTSGISINDMVASCGAEFKRHFLGTHFFNPPRYMKLLEIIPGETTDPEIVSYMHGFCERRLGKGVVVAKDTPNFIANRIGTYGLLVTLRNMLEVGYTVEEVDAVTGPALGRPKSATFRTLDLVGLDTFVHVAANVHGQTAATAEKDVFSAPDVLGSMVDRGWIGEKQGQGFYKKVKTDSGTQIQALRFDTMEYEPVRKVSSASLEAAKSVKGAGNKIKALLGTKDRYSELGWNTLKPVLLYAAHKLGEIADSIADIDNAMKWGFNWELGPFEVWDAIGLAAAAERMEAEGDVLPDWVRAWIDAGHTSFYEQRNDQRFYAHGGAWSELETPAEHISLQRLKQQNKVVLSNTGASLIDIGDGVACLEFHSPNNAIGADILTMIQQSVEEVRRNYRGLVIANEGRHFCVGANVMLLLMEAQEEEWDEIDLIIRQFQNTMLTLKRLEKPVVAAPHQMTLGGGVEACLPADKIIFSAETYFGLVETGVGLIPAGGGCKEMALRSSRMAGSTDADLQSFVNSYFETIAMAKVSTSGHDTKRLGYMGPQDSVIINQDRRVYEAKMAVLEMDRVGYEPQEEERIRVVGEPGKAVMQLGAYTMQLGNYISDHDRLIANKLAHVLAGGNVPANSLVSEQYMLDLEREAFLSLCGEPKTQARMQHMLAKGKPLRN, from the coding sequence ATGGTTCAACCGATTCAACGCGCCGCCGTCATCGGCTCCGGCGTCATGGGAGCGGCCATCGCCGCCCACTTGGCAGGCGCGGGCATTCACTGTCTCTTGCTTGACCTCGTGCCAGCCCAGCTCACCGAAGCAGAGGCGAAGAAGGGGCTCACGCTCGAGCATCCCGCTGTACGCAACCGTCTGGCCGTTGACGCCATCGCACGCTTGAAGAAGACGAAGCCGGCGCCGCTGTACAGCGAGGCATTCGCAGCACGGATTACGCCGGGCAATCTGGAGGACGATCTGTCGAAGCTGTCCAGCGTCGATTGGATTATCGAGGTTGTAGTCGAACGGCTCGATGTCAAGCGCGAACTGCTCGGACGCATCGAAAAAGTATGGAAGCCAGGCACCATCGTGTCGTCGAACACCTCAGGCATATCCATCAATGACATGGTTGCTTCCTGCGGCGCGGAATTCAAGCGGCATTTTTTAGGCACTCATTTCTTCAATCCGCCACGTTATATGAAGCTGCTTGAGATTATTCCGGGAGAGACGACCGATCCGGAGATCGTGTCCTACATGCACGGGTTCTGCGAGCGCCGGCTGGGCAAAGGTGTCGTAGTGGCCAAAGACACGCCGAACTTCATTGCGAACCGCATCGGCACCTACGGCTTACTCGTGACGCTGCGCAACATGCTGGAAGTCGGATACACCGTGGAGGAAGTCGACGCCGTCACCGGGCCGGCCTTGGGGCGGCCGAAGAGCGCCACCTTCCGCACGCTCGATCTGGTCGGGCTTGATACGTTCGTGCATGTGGCTGCCAATGTGCATGGACAGACGGCGGCGACGGCGGAGAAGGATGTGTTCAGCGCTCCTGATGTGCTGGGCAGCATGGTGGACCGGGGCTGGATTGGCGAGAAGCAGGGCCAGGGCTTCTATAAGAAAGTGAAGACGGATTCCGGAACGCAGATCCAGGCGCTCCGCTTCGACACGATGGAATACGAGCCGGTGCGCAAAGTATCTTCCGCTTCGCTCGAAGCGGCCAAGTCCGTCAAGGGAGCCGGCAACAAAATCAAAGCCCTGCTCGGCACGAAGGATCGTTATTCCGAGCTTGGGTGGAATACGCTCAAGCCGGTGCTGCTCTATGCGGCGCACAAGCTGGGCGAAATCGCCGATTCGATCGCCGACATCGACAACGCGATGAAGTGGGGCTTCAACTGGGAGCTCGGCCCGTTCGAGGTATGGGACGCGATTGGCTTGGCAGCGGCTGCCGAACGGATGGAGGCCGAGGGCGACGTGCTGCCGGACTGGGTCCGCGCCTGGATAGACGCGGGGCATACCAGCTTCTATGAGCAGCGGAACGACCAAAGATTTTACGCCCATGGCGGGGCGTGGAGCGAGCTGGAGACGCCGGCGGAGCATATTTCGCTGCAGCGGCTCAAGCAGCAGAACAAGGTCGTGCTGTCCAACACGGGCGCGAGCCTGATCGATATCGGCGACGGGGTCGCATGCCTGGAATTCCATTCGCCGAACAACGCTATCGGGGCGGATATCCTGACGATGATTCAGCAGAGCGTGGAGGAAGTGCGCCGCAATTACCGCGGGCTCGTCATCGCGAACGAAGGGCGCCACTTCTGCGTCGGCGCGAATGTGATGCTGCTTCTGATGGAGGCCCAGGAAGAGGAATGGGATGAGATTGATCTCATCATCCGCCAGTTCCAGAATACGATGCTGACGCTGAAAAGACTGGAAAAACCGGTCGTGGCGGCACCGCATCAGATGACGCTCGGCGGAGGCGTGGAGGCGTGCCTGCCGGCCGACAAAATCATTTTCTCGGCGGAGACGTACTTCGGTCTGGTCGAGACGGGGGTCGGCCTCATTCCGGCGGGCGGAGGCTGCAAGGAGATGGCGCTGCGATCCAGCCGGATGGCGGGCAGCACGGACGCGGACCTGCAGTCGTTCGTGAACAGCTATTTCGAGACGATCGCGATGGCGAAGGTCTCGACAAGCGGCCATGATACGAAGCGGCTCGGGTATATGGGACCGCAAGATTCGGTCATTATCAATCAAGACCGCCGCGTCTACGAGGCGAAGATGGCGGTGCTGGAAATGGATCGCGTCGGATATGAGCCGCAGGAAGAGGAGCGCATCCGCGTCGTCGGCGAACCGGGCAAGGCGGTGATGCAGCTTGGCGCCTATACGATGCAGCTTGGCAACTACATCTCGGATCATGATCGGCTGATTGCCAACAAGCTGGCCCATGTGCTGGCGGGGGGCAACGTGCCGGCGAACAGCCTGGTCAGCGAGCAGTATATGCTCGATCTGGAGCGCGAAGCCTTCCTGAGCCTGTGCGGCGAGCCGAAGACGCAGGCGCGGATGCAGCATATGCTCGCCAAGGGCAAGCCGCTGCGCAATTAA
- a CDS encoding acetyl-CoA C-acyltransferase: MKEAVIVSMARTPVGRAKKGSLAQTRAEDLGRIVLEEAVRRAPGLNKSDVEDVILGCAMPEGEQGLNMARIISLYAGYPDTVPAVTINRFCASGLQSIAFAAERIMAGGAETIIAGGVESMSAVPMTGFKLAPHPKMVSDMPEVYMGMGYTAENVAKRFGISREEQDRFAADSHRKAAAAIAAGKFRDEIVPVATVQKGAGSDGRPWEKEISFDMDECVRPDTTEEVLAKLRPAFALGGSVTAGNSSPMNDGAAACVLMSAERAQELGLKPLAAFRSFALAGVAPDIMGVGPVEAIPKALRKAGITLDQVDLIELNEAFASQCLQIIRQLELDESKVNVNGGAIALGHPLGCTGSKLTATLVHELRRRGGGYGVVSMCIGGGMGAAGVFEVFA, translated from the coding sequence ATGAAAGAGGCAGTCATTGTATCGATGGCGCGCACGCCGGTCGGCAGAGCCAAGAAGGGGAGCCTCGCGCAGACGCGCGCCGAGGACCTGGGCCGCATCGTATTGGAAGAGGCTGTCCGGCGCGCGCCGGGCTTGAATAAGTCGGACGTCGAGGACGTCATCCTCGGCTGCGCCATGCCGGAAGGCGAGCAAGGATTGAATATGGCGCGCATCATCTCGCTGTATGCCGGTTATCCGGATACGGTGCCGGCTGTGACGATTAACCGGTTCTGCGCCTCGGGCCTGCAGTCGATCGCGTTCGCGGCGGAACGAATAATGGCAGGGGGCGCGGAGACGATCATCGCCGGCGGCGTGGAAAGCATGAGCGCGGTGCCGATGACCGGGTTCAAGCTGGCCCCGCACCCGAAGATGGTGTCTGATATGCCGGAGGTCTACATGGGCATGGGATATACGGCGGAAAATGTGGCGAAGCGGTTCGGCATCAGCCGCGAAGAGCAGGATCGCTTCGCGGCGGACAGCCACCGCAAGGCGGCGGCCGCTATCGCCGCAGGGAAATTCCGCGACGAGATCGTGCCTGTAGCCACCGTGCAGAAAGGGGCTGGCAGCGACGGGCGTCCGTGGGAGAAGGAGATCTCCTTCGACATGGACGAATGCGTCCGCCCGGATACGACGGAGGAGGTGCTCGCCAAGCTGAGGCCGGCATTCGCTCTCGGAGGCAGCGTCACGGCGGGCAACAGCTCGCCGATGAACGACGGGGCGGCGGCCTGCGTGCTGATGAGCGCGGAGCGGGCCCAGGAGCTCGGGCTGAAGCCTCTCGCGGCGTTCCGCAGCTTCGCGCTGGCCGGCGTGGCGCCCGACATTATGGGCGTCGGGCCTGTCGAAGCGATTCCGAAGGCGCTGCGCAAAGCCGGCATTACGCTGGATCAGGTTGATCTGATCGAGCTGAATGAAGCGTTCGCCTCGCAATGCTTGCAGATTATCCGCCAACTGGAGCTGGATGAGAGCAAGGTCAACGTGAACGGCGGCGCGATTGCGCTCGGCCATCCGCTCGGCTGCACGGGCTCGAAGCTGACGGCGACGCTGGTCCATGAGCTGCGCCGCCGGGGCGGCGGTTATGGCGTCGTCTCGATGTGTATCGGCGGCGGGATGGGGGCCGCTGGCGTGTTTGAAGTCTTTGCCTAA
- a CDS encoding acyl-CoA dehydrogenase family protein, whose product MTVLDQKIKGGSFVIDDIAPDAIVTPEDFTEEQRMMMDTTRDYVEGEVLPNDEAIEKLDYDLTVKLMRKAGELGLLGADIPEEYGGLGLDKVSSTLIGETLTKASAFALSIGAHVGIGTLPIVFFGTPEQKSKYLPDLATGAKIAAYCLTEPSSGSDALSAKTTAKLSEDGSHYVLNGSKIFITNAGFADIFIVYAKVDGKDFTAFIVEKGMEGFTLGPEEKKMGIKGSSTCPLFFEDVKVPVENVLGEIGRGHIIAFNILNIGRFKLGAGCLGASKEAIELSVKYASERKQFGKALTTFPLIGNKLADMNIATYVTESMVYRTSGLVDSALKDIDYMQPDSGQLMAKAIAEYALECSINKVFASEALDFVADEGVQIHGGYGFTQEYKIERIYRDSRINRIFEGTNEINRLLIPGMLLKKAAKGELPLMQKAQALQAELMSIVAMPDSGEAMALEGHLVSMSKKVFLMAGGLAAQKYGTSLEQQQEILSNLADLMILVYAMESALLRTRKLIAKSGEEKAKLAMQMTSVYVHETLADIERIAKSTLAAMESGDMLRTQLSILKKLTKSSPIDAISIKREIAARVIQAEKYAVS is encoded by the coding sequence ATGACTGTGTTGGATCAGAAAATCAAAGGCGGGAGCTTTGTCATTGATGATATCGCGCCGGATGCAATCGTTACGCCGGAAGATTTCACCGAAGAGCAGCGCATGATGATGGATACCACTCGCGATTATGTGGAAGGAGAGGTGCTGCCGAACGACGAAGCGATCGAGAAGCTGGACTATGATCTGACGGTGAAGCTGATGCGCAAGGCCGGCGAGCTCGGCTTGCTCGGCGCCGACATCCCGGAAGAATACGGCGGCCTGGGGCTCGACAAGGTCAGCTCCACGCTGATCGGCGAGACGCTGACGAAGGCATCGGCCTTCGCGCTCTCCATCGGCGCGCATGTCGGCATCGGCACGCTGCCGATCGTGTTCTTCGGCACGCCGGAGCAGAAGAGTAAATATTTGCCTGATCTCGCGACAGGGGCCAAAATCGCCGCTTACTGCCTGACCGAACCGTCATCCGGCTCGGATGCGCTGAGCGCCAAGACGACGGCGAAGCTGTCGGAGGACGGCAGCCACTATGTGCTCAATGGCTCCAAAATCTTCATCACGAACGCAGGCTTCGCCGACATCTTCATCGTGTATGCGAAGGTGGATGGCAAGGACTTCACCGCCTTCATCGTGGAAAAAGGCATGGAGGGCTTTACGCTCGGACCGGAAGAGAAGAAGATGGGGATCAAAGGCTCTTCCACCTGCCCGCTCTTTTTCGAGGACGTCAAGGTTCCGGTGGAGAATGTGCTCGGCGAGATCGGCCGCGGCCACATCATCGCGTTCAATATTTTGAACATCGGCCGCTTCAAGCTGGGAGCGGGTTGTCTCGGCGCATCGAAGGAAGCGATCGAGCTGAGCGTGAAATACGCGAGCGAGCGCAAGCAGTTCGGCAAGGCGCTCACGACCTTCCCGCTTATCGGCAATAAGCTGGCGGATATGAACATTGCCACCTATGTGACGGAATCGATGGTATACCGCACGTCCGGCTTGGTGGATTCTGCACTCAAGGATATCGATTATATGCAGCCGGATTCGGGCCAACTGATGGCCAAAGCGATTGCCGAGTACGCGCTGGAATGCTCGATTAACAAAGTGTTCGCGTCCGAGGCGCTTGATTTCGTCGCGGATGAAGGCGTGCAAATTCACGGCGGCTACGGCTTCACGCAAGAATATAAAATCGAACGCATTTACCGCGACTCGCGCATCAACCGCATTTTTGAAGGCACGAACGAGATCAATCGCCTGCTTATTCCGGGCATGCTGCTCAAAAAGGCGGCCAAAGGCGAGCTTCCGCTTATGCAAAAGGCGCAGGCGCTGCAAGCCGAGCTGATGTCGATCGTCGCTATGCCGGATTCGGGCGAAGCGATGGCCCTGGAAGGACATCTGGTCTCGATGTCGAAAAAGGTATTTCTCATGGCCGGTGGTCTGGCAGCGCAAAAATACGGCACGTCGCTTGAGCAGCAGCAGGAAATCTTAAGCAACCTCGCCGATCTGATGATCCTCGTCTATGCGATGGAGAGCGCCCTGCTGCGCACGCGCAAGCTGATCGCGAAGAGCGGCGAGGAGAAGGCGAAGCTCGCCATGCAGATGACGTCCGTCTATGTGCATGAGACGCTTGCCGATATCGAGCGCATCGCCAAGAGTACGCTGGCGGCGATGGAATCCGGCGACATGCTGCGGACGCAGCTGTCGATTCTGAAAAAACTGACGAAAAGTTCACCGATCGACGCCATCAGCATCAAGCGTGAAATCGCGGCACGTGTCATTCAAGCGGAAAAATACGCGGTCTCGTAA
- a CDS encoding long-chain-fatty-acid--CoA ligase, producing MPLEKPWLRHYPQEIDPTYQYPRHNVAQFLIDAARDYPDRPALEFMGKQLRYERLLEESCRFANALARLGVGRGERVAIMLPNCPQTVIAYYGTLMAGCIAVLTNPLYKEREVELQLADSGAAAIVTLDALYPRVRAVMARTQLRHVIVTSIKDYLPFPKNMLYPIKAKRSGHAVEVEYGEQVHAFASLLKSVPPWFNCVEVDPEQDLALLQYTGGTTSTPKGVMLTHGNLVANTIQSGAWFYKVKRGEEIFLGALPFFHVFGMTVLMNLCTLCRGMNVLVPKFEPAEVLRIIHRLRPTVFPGAPTMYIGLINHPDLYKYDLSSIRTCISGASSLPLDVQERFEELTGCVLIEGYGLTEASPITHANLLWGKRKHGSIGIPFPDTEARIVDAESGEEVAEGEVGELVVRGPQVMKGYWNRPEETMKALRDGWLFTGDLGRQDEDGFFSIVDRKKDLIIAGGFNIYPREVEEVLFEHPNVQEAVVVGMPDAYRGETVKAYIVPRAGSTPTAEELNVWCRERLASFKVPRQYEFRSELPKTIAGKVLRRKLLEEEELLLKR from the coding sequence ATGCCATTGGAGAAGCCATGGCTCCGTCATTACCCGCAGGAAATTGACCCGACGTATCAGTACCCGCGACATAACGTCGCTCAATTTTTAATCGATGCGGCGCGGGATTATCCCGATCGTCCCGCGCTCGAATTCATGGGTAAGCAGCTGCGGTATGAACGGCTGCTGGAGGAGAGCTGCCGCTTCGCCAATGCGCTTGCGCGCCTTGGCGTCGGCCGCGGGGAGCGGGTGGCGATAATGCTGCCCAACTGCCCGCAGACCGTCATCGCCTATTACGGCACGCTGATGGCCGGCTGCATTGCCGTGCTCACCAATCCGCTCTACAAGGAGCGCGAGGTGGAGCTGCAGCTGGCCGATTCCGGCGCCGCGGCGATCGTGACGCTTGACGCCCTGTATCCGCGGGTGCGCGCCGTAATGGCGCGTACCCAGCTGCGTCATGTCATCGTGACGTCCATCAAGGATTACTTGCCGTTTCCGAAAAATATGCTCTACCCGATCAAAGCGAAACGGAGCGGCCATGCGGTCGAGGTGGAGTACGGCGAACAGGTCCATGCCTTCGCTTCCCTGCTGAAAAGCGTTCCGCCCTGGTTCAACTGTGTCGAGGTCGACCCGGAGCAAGACCTGGCACTGCTGCAGTATACTGGAGGAACCACGAGCACACCCAAGGGCGTGATGCTGACTCACGGCAACTTGGTTGCCAATACGATACAATCGGGCGCCTGGTTCTATAAGGTGAAGCGGGGGGAAGAGATTTTTTTGGGAGCGCTTCCTTTTTTCCATGTGTTCGGCATGACCGTATTGATGAATCTATGCACGCTCTGCCGGGGAATGAACGTGCTCGTGCCGAAGTTCGAGCCTGCCGAGGTGCTGCGCATCATCCATCGGCTGCGACCGACGGTGTTCCCGGGAGCGCCGACGATGTACATTGGGCTCATCAATCATCCCGATCTGTACAAATATGATCTGTCTTCCATCCGTACGTGCATCAGCGGCGCCTCTTCGCTGCCGCTTGACGTGCAGGAGAGATTCGAGGAGCTGACGGGCTGCGTGCTCATCGAAGGCTACGGCTTGACCGAAGCTTCGCCGATTACGCATGCGAATCTGTTGTGGGGCAAGCGCAAGCACGGCTCCATCGGCATTCCGTTCCCAGATACGGAGGCGAGGATCGTGGACGCGGAATCGGGAGAAGAGGTGGCCGAGGGCGAGGTCGGAGAGCTTGTTGTCCGCGGCCCGCAAGTGATGAAGGGATATTGGAACAGGCCGGAAGAGACGATGAAGGCGCTTCGGGACGGCTGGCTGTTCACCGGCGACTTGGGGCGGCAGGACGAGGACGGTTTTTTCTCGATTGTCGATCGGAAAAAAGATCTGATCATTGCTGGCGGCTTCAACATTTATCCGCGCGAGGTGGAAGAGGTCCTATTCGAGCATCCGAACGTGCAGGAAGCGGTCGTGGTCGGCATGCCCGACGCGTACCGCGGGGAGACGGTCAAGGCTTATATCGTGCCGCGCGCCGGAAGCACGCCGACGGCTGAAGAGCTCAATGTCTGGTGCCGCGAGCGCCTCGCTTCCTTCAAGGTGCCGCGCCAATACGAATTCCGCAGTGAGCTGCCGAAGACGATTGCCGGCAAGGTGCTGCGCCGCAAGCTGCTTGAGGAAGAAGAGCTGCTGCTGAAACGGTAA
- a CDS encoding PaaI family thioesterase, translating to MKRQSATPASIGGVPLEQLFEQVRGTFWEYLGCEVVTAEPGKVVLKLDAGRHHMNAINIVHGGVVSSLLDNAMGLATMLARPGENTVTSNLNVHFVAPLHAGELRVTADIVHETRRSITCTGQVFGADGKLGSLATATFRVI from the coding sequence ATGAAGCGACAATCGGCAACCCCCGCGTCCATTGGCGGCGTGCCGCTTGAACAGCTGTTCGAGCAAGTACGGGGCACCTTCTGGGAATATCTCGGGTGCGAGGTGGTCACGGCCGAGCCCGGCAAGGTCGTCCTGAAGCTGGATGCCGGGCGGCATCATATGAATGCCATCAACATCGTGCATGGCGGCGTGGTATCCTCCCTGCTAGACAACGCCATGGGCTTGGCCACGATGCTGGCTCGTCCCGGGGAGAATACGGTGACTTCGAACTTGAACGTTCACTTCGTTGCCCCCCTGCATGCGGGCGAGCTTCGTGTCACGGCGGACATTGTGCATGAGACGCGCCGGTCGATTACATGCACCGGGCAAGTATTCGGCGCTGACGGCAAGCTTGGTTCTCTCGCGACGGCGACGTTCCGCGTCATTTGA